The Juglans regia cultivar Chandler chromosome 10, Walnut 2.0, whole genome shotgun sequence genome includes the window TATCTATCTAAAAgtattaatgatatatatatatatatatatatatatatatttcaaggtGAAGAGAAGTAAAACACGAGTGTCCATTGTCATTTTGTACATATGaacggttttattttttttacagaattCTTCAACTTGTCATTCCCCTTTGGCATCAAGGATTGAAGCCAAGCAATGGAAGTCGGGTGCCATGCTCGGTTGAACATAATTGCTCATGATGGTCCAATCGTGGGGCAGCATTTCATCGGAAAACATCAAAGACTGTTCCAAATGTTGCGGTAATTCATGGTTATTGTCGTTGCTATACTCGAGGCCACATGAATCTGGGAAGTAAGAGTTGAGAAGATCAGAGAAGTAAAGCTCCCCCAAATTGGGATCCCTCACAAAATCTGATGTTTGAATATTTTCTCTGCAACCAAATGCAGAAGATGCCTTGCAATTATCAACCTCCACATGAGGCTTGTCAAAGGGACGGTCACTGTCGATGGCTGGCCCTGCAACTTTGGTGTCAGAGTGTTCATCTTTGCCAGGCTCAGGCTGGGGGGACATATAAACCTTCGAGCACTTGAATGCCTTGGTCCAGACCACATTTGAATTCGTCTTTGATGGCGATGGCGCTGATGCGTTCTTCTGGCACAGGTTGATGTTGGGGGGCTTGTGATTGCTCTCATTAGTCTTTTTTGTTGAAATCTTTCGAGTTGGATCAGTGCTTTTGTACTGGTCTTGAACTTTCCTGCCTAGATTTGTGTTCCAGTAGTTCTTTATTTCATTGTCTGTTCGCCCTGGAAGCCTCCCAGCTATTAGAGACCATCTAAAAACACCGAAACTGGATTATCAGATGCCTCAGCATCTATGCCTGACTCTCAAAACTATCTTTCGCTTGCATCATACGAGAGCTATCAAGAAGCTTTCTTCtctttagagagagagggagagagagagagagagagagagagagagagagagacctgttCCCCAAGAGCTTGTGAAGCCTAATGATGAGTTCTTCTTCATCTGGTGATATGTTACCTCTCTTGATGTCTGGTCTCAGGTAATTCAACCAGCGAAGCCTGCAGCTCTTACCACATCTTCTCAAACCTGCAGAAGAACCAGTTATCTGAAAAGCCATGTGTATTGTTGTTCCTAGCTCTTACTGAATGAAGCagaaagaaaagatcaaaagaaaagaaaagaaaatcttttgatCTTAACTCTACTATCTATCTAATTACCTGCTCTTCTGGGCATGTTTCTCCATTTTCCTTCTCCATGTACTTTGATGTATTCAGTCAGAATTCTGTCTTCTTGAGCAGTCCAAGCACCTCTGTTCAAGCCCTCTTTAGCACAACAAGGGCTTCTCCCCATCTGGGCAGAGATGCACGTATGCCTGAATATTGAATGTTTCCTCTGCTTTACAGCAATACTTATAGCTTTATTTTtgtccaaaataataatttccaagctcttattaatttcattaattgGCCCATATGTCTTATTGCTGAGTGGTCCTAGCTTTCTCACTGGCATCAACTTTAGCTATAACCAATATGTACGTGTGTGTGGGTagtgagacaaaaaaaaaaaataccagaaAGAACAAGAAATGTCCAGTGAAAATATCTATTCATcgtcatttttttatcatcttctcatcatctcatgatgtagcattaaatgataagctcacaaataaaacataataaataatcttcaatCATCTAATCCCACGtaatgagatgatgagaaaatagattATAAGTAATCATTACTCTAAACAAGAGTTTTCTAGAAGATTTTGtcgagaaaaaaaacaaaaaaatgtgtCAAGAAATGTGGCTTGAGATATACACGATTTACAACTGGCATGAGCTCTCAAGAGTCAAATCTTGTGCGCTGGTCTTTTTCTGGGATCAGACATTTTTGCCATATATGCCAACTAGAAGGATGCATCCATCCGTGCATACTGCCGCTCGATTCACggttaatcaaaaaaattaaaaaaataaaataaaacaaaattatgtagtattttatttatgtacatatatatatatatttagaaagaCATGTACCATATTGCTAAGACATGATTGATAATGTCATGTATTATTTTGGTTTACAATGTCACGTATGATATGGGGAGATTTCAGAATGTATCTGATCATGGATGTAAGTTTTTCTGATTAATGAATACTGtacttatttttgtttagaatttcCACGCCAAGACATGATTAACTTTTTGACGAGTCATATTGAATTCTTTTTGCACAagcttatgtttttttttttaaagtacagtattcattaataaaaaaaacttacatccatgatcagatatattttgaaatctctccatatcaaatatgacattataaatcaaaataatatatttaaaattttaccaGTAtactatttccttttatttgcaTAGGCTTATTAAAGAGTGTGTTTATgcatcattttataataagcAGCATCCATGCATAATCTAAACCATGGGAggtttgtaaaataataactttatttttaataattatatcgataaaaaaaatttaataaaaaagtgaattaattgtttaatgaaaaaagtaatatattaacaaaaacAATTTGAACACTCATAGCCATTAGCCGCCCCCCATGGTCGCCAGAAACTATAAATGAATTGTCTCTTTACAACCCATCACTAATAAATTTGGAGCTTCTCCTCCTCCGAACTAACTTTCTAAAGACCTCTCCAAATTGAATGTTTGTTGAATCACGCAGTAGCCTCCCCTCCCTTGCATGCcatatctctccctctctctcaatatatttatatatatataaatatatatacactccAAATtattgaaggaataaaaatgcacgTTAACATCTATGATTGAGACATGAACAATATGCATTAATTCACGTGTgtgaatgtgtgtgtgtatatatataaatataaatatatatatatatatatatgaataaaccTTCACAatctcctaacactccacactctatattatttttttcttttatcaaatatttattatataaataatgaatagaaaatttgaaataatttaaaaaataaataaactcaaaaaaaattttaaaaagattatgaaatttttttaaaaatgtagaGTGTAAAGTGTGGCAGAGGCtgtatagcaaaactctatatacatatagtttttgttcatattaaataattttggaTTTACGTGACTACATACATACGCGGTTTGTGGCAATGTGGTCATAAAATTCAAGGAAAAGAATAATTGcctaatattattacaatattaggTAGTAGTTGAAATGATAATTAATGCGACCATATAATACAATAAGAGTCCTTGGAATTATATGGGTGTTTGTCCCTATTTTGACTCTTAGCACAAAGAATTACAATAgacatattaataattaattatatggttagaaaaagaaatattcgCAAGCTAAAACAATGCATTAGACCTAAATACgcctattttttaaaagttcttTAAGCTCTAACAGATGGAACAAAACTACTTTTCAAAGAGAGTCTTCTTCTATATATCTAGAGGAGTTATTAGTTTATGAGTTTTGTTACATAGAAGTCGGTGTCTTAGCATAGTTGATTTGGAAAAGTTCTACATCAATGGTGTATTGGGTGCGTTAAAAATAAAGGTTTTAAATAGATTATCTTAGTCTATTCAATATTGGACCACCCTTTAGAATCATAATAATTGTTCTAAGTTATTTAGTAATTCTCTTTTATAATCATAACAATCACATTTTACTTTTAATAGAAGTCTAAGTTACATATATAACCTTTAAATTTGCACCTCAGATGGTCCAATTTTACATCTTTGACATCCAAGAAGATGGACGTGCTACTACTAATTTTCTCCACACaataaatccaacaaacataGATAtctccttaatttcttttttcaacatttaataatttttgcAACCACATGAAATTAATGGACCCCATTTACTATGAAAGCTTTATATCTTTATACGAAGAGGTtaggatagtgagttaagataaaatgagttgagatcaaagttgaaagttaaataaaatattgttagaatattatttttttaatatatttattattttaaaatttgaaaaaattgaattgtttattatattttatgtgagaatttgaaaaaattataataattaaataagatgagctTAAAGACTTTTATATCCAAACCAAACCTTAATACACtccaagaaaaatgcaatatTTCAACTACTCATAACTTGtatgcagatatatatatatatatatatatatatatatatatatatatttaaaaaaaaaaaaagcaagggCCATTAGGGATCGTTGTAAAAAGTTGTAACAAAATCgttcaaaggaaaaaatatcattcaacaatatatatatcattttcatataGTAACATTCAAaattgctttttttctttttatcaatattacatttaaaaagtttatataattaaaatacttgaTATTACATAAATGGATAAATATCTcctattgtgttttttttttttttttaaatttgagggTCACAAATGAAAAAGAGATAGACACAAATAGTaagtcttataatatttattgatcaattaatattatccaaaatatttatataaataaaaataaatactataGTACCTACCTTATGTGCCTTTCTCCCCGTTTGAGACCCTCAAGTTCAAACAAGAACTCGAGTggattttttacttaaaaactACAATCAAATTAAATTGTAGACATCTAGATGTAAATCTAGAACTAGGAAATAAATTGTTCCAATATGATAAATACCACGTATCAAAATAATTGaggaatttttataaattttaattactcAACAATCATTGGTTCTATTTCCACGAAGAATGGAAATAATCCTTGGCCAAATCACCCTCAACGTACAGTACTAATACAAATGGTCAAATCACGCGTGCCACTCGAGAAAAAGCACCAAAATTTTGGTGGATTCAGCTTTCAccaaattatgaaataaaaaattgtatatcaTCTAcacattataagaaaaataataattataattatgaatatacaaatattacgtaattatttttaaaaaaattaataaatatgaaatttgtatgaaataaattattttttaataataatttttattttttttaaaatgattgtacggtatttatacattttataactGTATGTTACattattctatatttaaatatttcttgaTTCTAGAATAATGGACCTTGCTATGCGCATCATATTTGTTAGTGTATtttgtctctttttctttcttatttttttaatatttaaaaaaaatgagtaaaatattgaaaaaataaatctttttaaaaaagaaaccacAATTCTTTTGGGGGCGGCCAGTTGCCCTTTAAATTCATCACCATCAAGTTTCATATGGTCAGAAAGGAAGACATAAAACACCAGCACAAGGGAAAGACTTTACATAGTGGATAAAGATTGTGGGCCTCGATTATATGACTACTTGATGTCTAATTTCAAAGCTTGATTGAGAGTGCCACATGCATGCACTTGATCAACCTTTATTAATTGGTGCCCACGCATGTTTTGTTTCCATCCAGTCAATACTAATTTCCACTTCGGCCAATCAACATGCAACAGTTGTCATTTGAGGAATGCATTATCAtcagaaaattgaaagaaacTTCTCAATTCCTTATTCAATCTTGCACTCCAGCAAGTAAGTTCTAGTTTAAGCTCAATTAAAGATGTTGGACCTGATCTCCTCTACTTTTCTGGGTTGGAAATTACTTCCAAGTTTAAAGGGAATTTCAAATCTATAAGTTTGATATGGATTAAGGACTTAAGCTTAGAAAGGGTGAAAGCTAAATAAGTAGCAGTTATAGAAGACTCTCACCAAACCATATATCATATTTTCAGTCCATGATTAATGTTCTGTGCCAATTTCTTGACCAACCCACTTGGCTACAACACTTTGCGTTCTGATCAGATATGTTGAAACTATTTAGTGGATTTCTCATAGTTGGTACTGCCGTTCATGTagccattttttttcttgatgagaGTTGCTTCTGAAacacaaaaaaaacaaaaaataccaaattaatCCTAGTCAaggtctttttcttttctttaacatcttttattcatttatttcttttactttgattGGGTTAGACAATACAAGGAAGTCTATGACTTGTTTATGTGTTTCTCTTAGCAACTCCATCGTCTcttcactacaacacaatttgtcttttaCGACAGAGAAAACCATcaccaaaaattaccaaaacgtcactaaagatatttgatGACGGTTTAAAACCGTTACCACGACCATTacagaaaataattggtgaCAGCTTAATGTTGAACCgtgactaaaaatatttttagtcacggttggaggtgttccgtttggttgaacgttcgaacgttcactttttttgtgacgattgaGAACCGCCATAGAAAGTAACATTTGAACGTTCAATTGAACGTTCGAACagcaacccgaccgattggcattcgaatgagagaagttgacgttcgttaattatagttcgaacgtatcatatttacgttcgaacattaatcgTTTAATCATTCAAAAGTTTTGTTCGTTTGCGGGacagtacgttcgaacgtatatgccTACGTTCGAATCTTACgatacaattttatgtattcaggTTAATGggaaccaatgttcgaacgtttttactttacattcgaacgtacagatcagaaatactgatttcataaaatttaaaagcatacaaattgtatcatattacataacatcaattaacaaataacaatatcttataaaattttaaaattagacatGAAAACTTGTCACTactactgataaaatttatttcttctttttttctcgcCCACAACAAttttgttgcaacgacataaaacgctccatttgcaccatcttctcccgttgcacttgctcttggacttcactgcgtattctttcctcctggtatctctgttggtcctgcaaacgcgtctctaaatgaaaCTGTCGTTTTAAGAGAAACTCTAACTTTtgttgtctcgacctcatatactcattctcaaaAGCACAAAATTATTCCTCATTCATCTGTTGAAGCTAGGGCGGAGAAAAAATCCTAAAATTCGATTTTGAATCTGGTTCCACTTCGACTCCGACAAAATGGAGTTAGAGTCagatttctttttaacttttcaattgAAGTCAGAGTCGAAAGGTGTCTTTGGaccaactccaactccgatcCAATCCGACTCCAATTTATTATGCTTCAACTCCGACTTTATCcttcgactccaactccgactttgccctctgactccgacttcgactctaAATCTAATTCcaatattgtacatatattataaaaacaaaaatgctagTTGCACCCAGGACGGGGGACACGCCGCGTACCCGGGTCCAACTCAGCATtattgaaacggtgcgtttgcaCCTTAAGTCAAACGGTGTGTTTGCACCTTATGTCTGTTTCAGGCTTAATGCTTTCTAAATCAAGTAAGAACCCGCAACTAGCACCTTAGGTCTGAAGACAAACCCTAAAACACCCATGGAATCGCACGAAGAAATACGGTCTTCAGCTCGCACTACACCCATGAAATCGCACGAAGAACCCCAATCTTCAGCTCGCACTATAAACAGCTCCAAGCTTGCGGCGTGCTCCATTTCCCCACAAAGTTACGATGGGTGGGCACAAACTTCTCCTCAAACAATTTTGCCCACCAATGTGCTGCCAGACGAAACACGAAGGGAGTCACAGGTATCGGGTTTCTCTTGAACTAGATGGTTGTTCTCATTCTCTTGAATCCTCGATCTCATGGGTGTTCTCAAAATCACCCAATCGGTATGGGTTTAGTTTTGAATTTGTGGAAACCCTAACCGTAATTGGGAGATTTCGATTAGTCTCATTTATTCGAAATAGCATTTGATTTAGAAATATTGAATGTGCAcatgattatttctatttttcgaatctggaaaccctaaccctaaccgtAAATGATATATTTGGAAACTCTCACTTATTCGAAATAACATTTGTTTTAGATTCAAAATTGCaactaatttatttgatttagacAATATCAAATACATTTATAAGGAAATTGCACCCGGTTTATTTGATTTGGTAGTGTTTCTTTAGCCCATAAcatctctctctattttaataTAGTCATTAATATTGCACCATCTGTAGGCATTAATATTGCTCCAATTTCCGGCATTAATATAGTCTTAAAGAGAAATTTGCATATATGCACGTACAAATATAGCTCTGTTTCATGTTgataatttcatcattttcataatatatatagtactataatGCAGTAGGTAAAACAGACGTAGATTAATAACATTAATACTAACCTAATTGAGTACTATCATATTAATAATGCTTGGCcttgaatttaactataatgCAGTAGGTATAAACATACGTATATTTTACACCATTTCAATTTAACTATCATGTTTGTCTCTATtagattaaatttaagaatatctcaTCATTCACCACGGACTCTTCTTCATATTTTGGTGAACAAACTCTATGTCGACCATTATGCTTCTGTGAAGTTGAAGTCCAATTGAGATACTCATCTACTGCAAaaaatccaggacgacccttcttagggtgtcctaAGTACAACACGAAGGTAACTACATTCAtgttcaataaaatttgttaatattatgtgcatctaagaagttttgaaaatatgtttaaaatgatTAGGGATTACTATATTGTAAGTATTTCAAATGGGTAGAGGCGGATGAAGTAAGAAACTACGATCTTGGAGAAACTCATCATCAACTGTTAAGAACCAAGAAAGAGCTGGAGAAGATACTCGACGAGATCGAAAAGAGCAAGCTTGACCTCCGTAAGAGAGCGGATGAgattgagatgagagagatggtGCTATCGAATAGAAATGATGAGGTTGTGAACAAAGAGTTGGCACTTGTTGTTCGCGAAGCTAAAATAAGACGTTCATGCAAATTACTTCGGGTGTATTGGGCTGCCGCATTTGTTGTAGCATGTTACTTGGCTTGCAAATAAGTTACTTAGGATTAGTGATGGAAGTTAGTTGCTATGTATATATCCTTTGTTTATATGTTGGTTGGTGATGTTAGAACTTAGTCTGATGCAATagtctaattctattttatgttaatgacTTGTGGAAGTAGCTACTTGTATCTGTGTAAGGGAATTTCATTCAGGAAGTACTTGCATTTTGGaagggaatttaattttgacttatGCAATTCGTGTAgtttttgtcattattattgGAGCAAGTTGAATTAACAATCTGATCCCTGTTTGCGTAATATTGCACCATGTtgttggccttttttttttttcttgacaatCATTTTGTAAACAATTTCgctatttttataatactttttaagTCTTAAGTTATACATGGTCGGGACAATGTTGTGgcttatcttttaaataatgttaCAGGTAACTAGATGCTTCCAGAaattgtttcttatttgaaatttgGCATGCTTAGATCTCCTATGAACATTATCATTTCAGAcctaaaaaaaacagaaaagaaagtaTAAATGAGAACCTAGAGGCATAACTGTAAGTTCCATCCAGTGATAATTTGTTTGGCTCAGTCCTTTCAAGAACCGAAAATGCAACAGGGAGACCGAAAGCTGCAGTGTTTTAACGACCGAAAGCTACAGTGTTTTAAACTggtttgttattttaaaaaggagaagaagaaaccaaCACTTTTTGTGTTCCAATAAGTTTCATACCTTCTCAGAAGCAGCAAGAGACAGAAGATAGAATTTTACATGGATAAGCATTTATTGGACCATGGGACTATAAACTGGAGGGTTCAATCCTCCCTACTGGGGCTCTGATGCCTCTAataaatcatgccaaaattcCTCCGTTGCAtgctatataattaaaaaagaagctATATAATTTTGTTCATCAGGATGAACAAAACCAAACACAGGACAAGCTATATCCGTTGCTTttcttcaatcctagtaaatgGGCAGCAACTCTCATGAAAATACAAATGAGACACAACAAACATTGATCTTCTTTTAACATTATAGTTTGGGATCACAAAGTCACAATTTTGAGTAATAACTGTAAAAGACCTGAACTTCACACAAGTTGTTTCTACAACtaccaaaggaagaagaaaaaaaaaatataataaagatcaTAACAGCAGCTGCAGCTCTCCCCTATTGGAAAACCACCACAATTGTTCTAAAAATGCATTACAAGTTTCACGAGTTGCTTGAAAGGTCTTTCGCAACAGCACCCCTTTCTGAACATGAGAACTTCCTATACACAGTTCTCATGCTTACTTTCGACAGCTACAGAATGCAAGCTAACCAAGAGGTCAGCGCAACCCCTGTTACATGGCAAAGCAGATCAAACTTGTTAGAACAAGGAGAGAGTCAATATTAAAACTTAGTTCTTTGCCTGATTAAAACTCCCACATGATGCATATATCTCTGCTGAGTATTACAGTAAGAGGTGATATAACCCACTTTCGGCAGCTGCAGAATGCATATAACCCAACTGATCACCCAACCCCTTCCCAGCCCGAAAAACACTATGACATTGCTCATGTACAAAAATTTTCAGACTTACGCATCGACACTAGTTGTAACTCAGATGTATACAACCAACATAAGAGGtgcaaatcatatataatatatatgtatataacagACTTATGCATCGACACTATGACATTGCTCATGTACAAAAATTTTGCATTGTCAATATTACTCTTAACAATTAAAAAGTGTAGAAatattacactttcttgactccCAATCATCCTTTCTCCGAGCTGGGTTCCACCAACCACATTAACGGATTTCTCTTGGACAagcttcaataaataaataaaaaatcaatacatatatataacaattcaaatatatattccCAATATGTATGCACGTATCCAACATTAGAAATATCTACCTCTGATGGGCCAAATAAATTTCTGCACGTGTCTTGCACTGGTATATCTCCGCCTTCTCTCTAATAAACAAGTACCATTTGCAATAAGTAAGtttttgcattaataaatttattgatataaacatgtatatttaaagCTTCAATAATGAGTACCTGTTTCCGTTTCAATTCTGCTTTCTTTGTCTTTCCTTTAACTCTCCGCATATCTTTTTCCATTCTGGATGCTCTCCTCAGGGATGGGGGTCTGCCTTTCCCTCTGACAACTAATGGACTGAGTACTTGTTTTGAGCTACCCACTGTGCCTGTGTCATTTTGAGTACAACCAACATTCGAACCAGAGAGGGAAATCGATGGGGGTTCTTGATTCTCAGTATATAATTCAATCATTGCGTGTAACTTATGTGTGGCATCCTCAATATGTTTTTTTGAACCCGCTGCATGAGTAATCATTTGATAACAGATTTTTAATAGACTTGCATATCTGGAAGAATCTGGCCGTTGATCCCCTGCGTCATAGCTGGTATCGATTAACGTGTATCTCCTTTTgatatccttcctccatcggTCTAAAATGTACTTCTCTGTCAGGGATTTTATCCCGTTACATTTAAATACAGCGAGAATGTGCCTGCA containing:
- the LOC109015732 gene encoding transcription factor MYB1-like isoform X2 — its product is MGRSPCCAKEGLNRGAWTAQEDRILTEYIKVHGEGKWRNMPRRAGLRRCGKSCRLRWLNYLRPDIKRGNISPDEEELIIRLHKLLGNRWSLIAGRLPGRTDNEIKNYWNTNLGRKVQDQYKSTDPTRKISTKKTNESNHKPPNINLCQKNASAPSPSKTNSNVVWTKAFKCSKVYMSPQPEPGKDEHSDTKVAGPAIDSDRPFDKPHVEVDNCKASSAFGCRENIQTSDFVRDPNLGELYFSDLLNSYFPDSCGLEYSNDNNHELPQHLEQSLMFSDEMLPHDWTIMSNYVQPSMAPDFHCLASILDAKGE
- the LOC109015732 gene encoding transcription factor MYB1-like isoform X1, with translation MGRSPCCAKEGLNRGAWTAQEDRILTEYIKVHGEGKWRNMPRRAGLRRCGKSCRLRWLNYLRPDIKRGNISPDEEELIIRLHKLLGNSFGVFRWSLIAGRLPGRTDNEIKNYWNTNLGRKVQDQYKSTDPTRKISTKKTNESNHKPPNINLCQKNASAPSPSKTNSNVVWTKAFKCSKVYMSPQPEPGKDEHSDTKVAGPAIDSDRPFDKPHVEVDNCKASSAFGCRENIQTSDFVRDPNLGELYFSDLLNSYFPDSCGLEYSNDNNHELPQHLEQSLMFSDEMLPHDWTIMSNYVQPSMAPDFHCLASILDAKGE
- the LOC118349679 gene encoding protein FAR1-RELATED SEQUENCE 9-like; its protein translation is MNAFFDGYVHAKTNLKEFVDQFDSALKKKVESENNADFHSFSVTIPCISRSPIEKRFQEMYTNAKFREVQMQLTGIIDLDPELLKRDGAVKTYLVEDEVRVEEFTKSVTFSVDFSEENADAKCSCGLFQMRGILCRHILAVFKCNGIKSLTEKYILDRWRKDIKRRYTLIDTSYDAGDQRPDSSRYASLLKICYQMITHAAGSKKHIEDATHKLHAMIELYTENQEPPSISLSGSNVGCTQNDTGTVGSSKQVLSPLVVRGKGRPPSLRRASRMEKDMRRVKGKTKKAELKRKQVLIIEALNIHVYINKFINAKTYLLQMVLVY